The Phaeobacter gallaeciensis DSM 26640 genomic sequence GGCCTCACCCAAGTTGTCGTGATCAAACAGCAGTGGCGGCAGGTCGGCTGCAAACTCGACCAGTGTGAAACGCGCATCGCGCAGGATCGCAAGGCAGGAACAGCTCGCGTCCGTGCCCAGGTGTTGCTGCCAGATGCTAGGGCGCTCAGGCTCGGCGAAATCCAACTCCGAATAGCTGTAGCTGCGCCAGTTGTCTGGAGTGTCTCCGGCAAGCAGCGGTAGCAGAGAGCGCCCGTCCATCGCGTTCGGAATAGGCTGACCGACCCAATCCAGAATGGTCGGTGCGAGGTCGATGGATTCGGTGATATCATGCACCACAGCGCCGGCGCGCGCTGCGTTGCCCGGTTGGCGGATGATCAGAGGCGTGTGATAGGCCGCCTCATAGACCGAGAATTTCCCCCAGCTGTGCCGGTCGCCCAGCATTTCTCCATGATCTGCACTGAGCACCACAAGCGTGTCCTCCAGCTGGCCGCTGTCGCGCAGGTATTCCATAACCCGACCGATATGGGCGTCGACCTCGCTGGCAAGACCCAGATAGATTGAGCGAAGCGTCTGGATTACCTCGTCGCTGGGCTCCAGATCCGGGAACCCCTCCACAAAGGACGCTGGGGAGGCGGCACGGGTGGCTGGATCAAAAAACGGGTGGACCGCGCGTTCGTCCTCAACAGTGGCAAGACGGTGCGGCAGGGGCAGGGACGCAGGATTATACATCCGGTTGTAGGGGGCAGGCGCAACAAGCGGTGGATGTGGGCGTATATAGGTCAGATGCGCGAACCAATTCTGGTCGCGGTAGCCGGGCAGGGTTGCCAGAAATCGGTCGGTCAGGAATGCGGTGTCACTGTCCTCAGCCTGATACGGGGCCGGATCGTTAAGACGCGGGGCATCCCCGGTTGGGGAAACCGGTTTGTAGATGTCCCAGTAGCGGTCGAATGCGTAACCTTTGTTCAGAAGATGCGCGCGCCAAGGATGCGACATTTCCATCCGCATCTCCAACATCTCATGAAACCCGCTCATCGGGTATTCGTATGTTTGCATCGCCGGGTCGCTTGGATGGTGAACGCGAGGGTCGTGCGAGGTGTCGGTATACCCAAACAGCATCGGCAGATAACCTGCCTTGCGCATCTCCGAGGCGAGGTTCGGTGTGTCATGTCGCAAGGGGGTGCCATTGCGGACAGAGCGGTGATTCATCGCATACTGGCCGGTCAGGATGGAGGCGCGCGACGGGCCGCAGGGGTTCACTACTGTGTAGTTCTTCCGAAAGGTGACGGCATCGGCCATCAGTGCGCGAAGATTGGGCAGCGCCACATGCTCTGCTAAGGCGCCAAACAAGCAGTCGGCCCGCAACTGATCGATCAGAATGAACAGGACATTCCTGCGCTGGTCTGAACATTGGCTCATAGAGATTTTCCTCGCGGCAATTGACGCCAGATAAGCCCGAAAGTGTCTTCATGGCAAAGGGTTTTCGGGCTCAATACGGCCGGAACTGACCGCTAATGTGGGCTTTTGTGTTTTCCTGTTTGATTTTTGTGATTGAGCTGTGGTTCACTGCCCGGCAGATTCATCAGTCCTGTACAAAGGTTTCCGGGTGCCAGCAGACCAGAAAATGTCCCATCGCGAGCTTGAACTGCTAGAGGCTTTGCGGCGTCTGGGCGGTTCGGCGCGTAGTGGCGAACTGGCCAAGGTGCTGGGTGTTTCGGAAGAAACCGTGCGACGCACGATCAAGGCATTGGCCAAGCAGGGATTGGTACAACGGGTCCATGGTGGCGCCTATCTGAGTGGGCCGGATACGGCGGATAGCTTTTATCGGCGGATCTCCAAATATACCGAAGAAAAGCAGAGCATCGCCGCTGGAGTTCTGCCGCAGATCACAGACGGGATGGCGATCTTTCTCGATGTGGGATCAACCACAGCGTTTGTCGCAAAGGGACTGCGTCGCCGCGCCAATCTGACAGTGGTGACCAATTCTATTGGTGTCGCGCAGACGCTGGCCAATCACAACGGCAACAGGGTGCATTTCCTTGGCGGGGAAATCCAAAGCAATGAACGTGGCACGTTTGGTCATGTTGCCGAACAGCAGGTACGTGCATTTGCATTGGACCTAGCTGTGTTGTCGGCTGATGCGTTTTCTGCCAAACACGGCGCCCTCTACCACAGTGCGACAGAGGCCCAGCTTGCGGCGGTGGTTGCGCAGGCCGCCGAACGGACGTTGTTGTTATTGGCCCATCCGAAATTCGATGACATGGCGCCGCACCGGGGGCCGCAACCGGAGATGCTGGACCTGCTGATGACTGATGCCTTACCGGGCCGAAAGTATCGCCGTGCGTTGGAGACCTGGGGAATTGGCCTTGAACTGGCGCCGACGCAGGATGCTGACGCGGCGAGTGATGTGAAGGCAAAGAAACGGGCCCCCTCGCTGGAGTGAGCCGCGCGAACAGTTGCGCAGACGGAGTTCCGTTGGGCGCCAAGATAAAGATCGGCAGCCGTTAGAGACTGCCCGACAGAAGGAAAAGACACGAGCCTATGGCCATATTGAGCTTTCTTACCAGCCTCGCCGGTGCTGTCATGCTGCTGCTTTTTGCGGTGCGTATGGTGCGCACGGGTATCGAACGCAGCTATGGCGCCACGTTTCAGCGTCTCCTGACCGAACAGCGCAGCCTCGTGCAGGCCAGCTTCGTCGGTGTTGGCATGGCCATCGTGTTGCAAAGTTCGGCTGCGGTTGCCTTGTTGACGTCCGGGTTCGCGGCTGGAGGGATGCTGTCCTTTGCCTCCGGGCTGGCAATTGTGCTGGGTGGGGATCTGGGCTCCGCGTTGATCATTCAGCTTTTGTCGTTCCGTCTGGACTGGTTGGTGCCGGTGCTGCTGGCGGTTGGTGGCTATCTGTTCGTCAAGGTTGAAGCCAAGAAAGCCCGTCAGATGGGGCGCATCCTGATGGGGATTGCGTTCATTTTGATTTCCTTGCGGTTCCTGCGTGAGGCCATGGACCCGATCCGGGAAAGCGCGTTTCTGCCCGCGATCGCCGAGTACTTGGCGCGCGACTACATTACCGCGTTCCTTGTCGGGGCTGCACTCGCCTTTGTTATGCACTCCTCGGTGGCGGCTATTTTGATGTGTGTCACTTTGGTGCAGATTGATGCGATCCCTTTTGCGGCTGGCCTGTCTTTGGTGCTGGGTGCGAATTTCGGCTCTGCGTTTATTCCGGTCTGGCTGAGCCGCGGGATGCCAGCGTCCGGGCGGCGGATACCTCTGGCCAATCTGGGGCTGCGCGGGACCTGGGCCGTGTTGTGTTTGTTTGGTGTCAATGTGGCGTTGCGAGCCGGTGTTCTGGGCGCGCCTGAGGGCGGTCAGACGCTGGTCTATGCGCATTTGCTGTTCAACACATCGCTGCTGATTTTGGCGCTGCCGTTTTGCGGCATGTTGCACGGTGTGCTGACAGGTCTGGTGCCGGACCCGGCGACGCCGCAGGATACCGCGCATGGGATGCCTGTTAGTGTGCTGAATACGGATGATTACCGGCAGCCCAATCAGGCGATCAGCAGTCTCAAGCGGGAACTTTTGCGAATGTCGGATCTGGTCAGCGCCATGTTCCGACCTGTTCCAGACCTCTATCAGCATGGTGACCGCACTCAGATCAGGGCGGTGCAGGCGCTGGACCGGGAGGTGAACAATTGCCTGTCAGGTATCCGAAGTTATGTGGCGGGCATGCCGAGTGAGGGGTTTGGCAAGGAAAACGCCAAAGTGGCCCGCGACTTGGTGGAATATGCCATTCGGCTCGAGACGGCCGGGGATGTGGTGGACGAACGTCTCGCCACCCTTGCCACGTCAATGCACAAGAAGGGCGTGCGGTTTTCGAAAGAAGGCTGGGCAGAGATCACCCGTATGCACGAGGTCATTGTCGCCAATATGCAATTGGCCTCCAACGTGCTGATCTCGGACGATCTGGAAAGCGCGCGTCTGCTGAGCCTTGAGAAGACCGAGGTGAAGCGCATGGAACGTGACAGCCGAAAGCGTCACTTGCGCAGATTACAGCGCGGGGCTGCGGAGAGTTTTGAAAGCTCTGATATCCATCTTGAGACATTGCGTGCCTTGCGAGAATTCAACAGCCATATTGCGGCCATCGCCTATCCGATCCTTTATCGCAACGGTCAACTACTGGAGACGCGGTTGATTCAGGATATGCCTGCGGAAGAAATGGACTGATGCCCCGTGCGACCCGTTGATCCTGAAAGCCTGACATGACGCCGTTTGTGATCGCCATCATTCTATCGGCTGCGATGCTGCATGCGATCTGGAATGCTATCGTTAAGACCGCAACAGATCGGACGACAACGCTGGGCCTGGTGGCGCTGGGCCATGTGCTCCCCGGTGCGGTCATGGTCGCGTGGTTGCCTTTGCCGGCGGTGTCGAGCCTGCCCTATATCGGTCTCTCGACTGTTGTGCATTTCGGATATTTTTACATGCTGGGGCGTGCCTATCAGCATGGCGATCTGAGCGTGGTTTATCCGATTGCGCGCGGAATTGTACCAGCTCTGGTTTCGCTCTGGGCTATGATTTTCGTCGGAGAAATACTGCCACTGCAGGCTTGGTTCGGGATTGTGCTTATTGCGGTGGGAATCCAGCTGAGCAGTTGGAAAGCACTGCGATCCGGTGTTGGGCGGGGCGCGCTATGGTATGCGCTGGGCACCGGCTTCTGCATTTCGGTGTATTCGTTGGTTGATGGTGTCGGTGTACGGCTGTCGGGGAATACCGTCAGCTATTGGGCTTGGGGTGCCTTTTTTCATATCTTTGTCGCGGTGTTTGTCATCCTGCGAAAGCGAGAGACCTTGCCGGGATTGCCGCTCAGAGTATGGGCGCTGGGAATCGCGGGCGGCCTTGTGTCGATGTGCGCCTATGGACTGGTGTTGTTTGCGAAAAACTTCGCGCCGCTTGGTGCGGTCTCTGCCCTGCGCGAAACATCGGTCATCTTCGCCGCGCTGATTGGCTTCCTGATCCTGAAAGAGGGCAATTGGAAGCGCCGCCTCGGGGCGGCTGTACTGATGGCGGCCGGGGTTGCGCTTATCGGAATGGCAGTTTGAGTGCCCCGGCGATTTTGTGAACGCTTCCACAGTGTTGCAGCGTTGACGTGAGGGGCCTTCGAGGCGCAGACTAATCCGCGTGAGACTATGTGAGAGTCAGCATCCTTGTCGAAAGGCGCATAAGTACTTTGTTCTGAACGTTGACGGTGGAGAGCTGAAACTGGCCCCATAAATGTACCTGCCCGACATTGTCTGGCCTTATCGAATTCTGAATCTGTCACTGTAGCAACAGGAGTGTGTTCCGCAGAGTTTCACCACCAAAAGCAAAAACAAAAGACCAACAGTTCCATAGGGAGAAAGACAAGATGACTGCAAAGTCCAAAGTAACCCGCCGCTCCATACTAAAGGGAGCAGGCGCGGCAGCGCTGGCAGCACCGCTCTACTCCAAGAGCGCTCTGGCCTCCTCTGGCGAGATCAACATTCTGATGTGGTCCGACTATCTGCCGCCCGAGTTCATCGCCGGGTTTGAGGGTAAGACCGGGATCAAGGTGAATTACACCGGGATCGGGTCGAACGAAGAAATCATCAACAAGATGAAGGCAACGAAGGGTCAGGGGTTCGATATCGTTTCACCCACCAACAACCGGTCGCTGCAGTGGGGGCCGCTGGAGCTGCTGAAGCCATTCGACCTCAATAAGGTCAATCTGGATGCGGTGAACCCGGCAATGGCCAAAATCGGTACGGATGCCTGGAACTTTGACGACAGCGGTGCACATTGGTTGCCGCATATCTGGGGCACCGAGGGCATCGCCTATCGCACAGACAAATGGCTGCCGTCCGGGGATGCACCGTCTTACGGCGATGTCTGGAGCGAAGAAAACGCAGGCAAAACCATGGGCCGTGCGCATTCGATGATGCTGGGCGCAGGTCTCTATATGGAGGCTTCCGGTGAAATGGAGCCGGGATCAATCTGGGCGGCCTATGACGACGAAGAGACTATGCGCAAGGTCTGGGGTCAGGTCACTGATTGGTGCGTGGAACGTAAAAACCGCATCAAGCTGATCTGGAATGACGCGGATTCGCAGAAGAATGGTCTGCTGAACGAAGGTGTCGTTGTTGGTCAGACTTGGGATGGTCCGCCGCTGGCGCTGAAATCCGCAGGTGAGCCGGTTCACTATCAGGCACCTGTTGAAGGGGCTATGGCCTGGGTCGATGGGATGTCGATGCCGGTTGGTGCCAAGAATGAAGAGCAGGTCTATGCGTTCATCGATTATGCCTACGAACAGGAACCTGCGGGCAAGGCCATCGACAGCCACGGCTACAATTCACCGGTGCTGAAGGCAGATGATTATTCCGGCGATATCTATAAGAAAAACTTCGCGGAGGCCTATCCGGGCAACAGCCTGGCCAATCTGAATCCCTGGCCTGCTGAAGCTCCCTGGTATGCAGATGTGCGTACCGAGTTCGTCAACAAGTTCAAAAGCGCCTGATTATTTGATCGCGCGATTCTATCTGGCTCCCGTTTTGTGCGGGGGCCAGCCACACGCCTGAGAGCGTTAATTCAACATATTATCAACCGGATGCTATCTGCATCGGCCGGGGGTTCGCCTCCGGACGGACGGTTGCACCGAGGGAGAGGCCACATGAGTGCTGGGGTAGGCGTAGATCTTGAGAATCTCTGGATCCGCTTTGGAGATTTCGTTGCGGTTCGCGACGCGAATGTCAAAATCAACGGAGGCGATTTCTTTTCGTTCCTGGGCCCGTCTGGCTGTGGCAAGACGACCATCTTGCGCGCGGTGTCCGGTTTTCTGGAGCCAAGCGAAGGGAATGTTCTGATCGGCGGCAACAATATGCGCGGGATTGGGCCGAACAAGCGACCAACGGCGCTGATTTTCCAGAATCTTGCATTGTTTCCACTGATGAAGGTCTGGGAGAATATTACGTTTTCGATGGAGATCAGGGGCGCTTCGGCCAAGGAACGTCGCAAGCGCGCGGATGAGCTGCTGGATATGATCGCGCTGCCGGGGCAGGGTGACAAACTGCCATCGGAACTGTCTGGTGGCCAGCGTCAGCGGGTCGCTATCGCGCGGGCGCTATGCGCCGAACCGGATGTTCTGTTGCTGGACGAACCGCTGTCAGCGCTGGATCTGAAACTGCGTCAGCACATGCGGACGGAGCTACGCGAGATTCAGCAGCGGGTGGGCATTACGTTCATTTACATCACCCACGACCAGGGCGAGGCGCTGACCATGTCAGACAATATCGCTGTGATGCGCGCTGGGGTGATCGACCAAATCGGCAATGGTAAGGCGGTTTACAACGACCCCGCAACGGCCTTTGCCGCGTCTTTTGTTGGCGAAAACAACGTATTTCGGGGGAAGGTCAAGCGGGTGATGGGGAATGAAGCACTCATCGCTACCAACCGGTCCGGTGATCTGGTTGCACGGATTTCCTCTGCCAATCAGGGCAAGATGAAAGAGGGGGATGACGCGATGATGTTCATTCGCCCGGAGGCTTTTGCCTTGGCCCCACAGGGTGCAACTGGCGACCATGTGGTCAGCGCTAAGGTCAACCATGAGGAATTTGAGGGCAATGCTTTCAATATCTTCATGGAGGGCGACGGTGGCAAAGAGTTGAAGGTTTCTATCCCCAACCTTGGCCAATCCTTTGAAGATCACACAGGCCAGACAATCACCCTGGAATACGAGACGCAGAACGCCGTCATCGTACCCGCGGGTGAACTGGCTGCAGAGTAAGGAGGCCCGGACCATGCCAAGATTCCTGAGGGAATTTTTCAATCGCAACGGCTATGGGCTGGGCTCTTTGATGTTGGGACTCGTCTTGTTCTGGACGATTGGTCTTATCATCCTGCCACAGCTGTCGATGCTCGACTTTTCATTCCGGCCAAACCTGCCGCCGCCAGAAATCGGCGGGCCGAAAGATGTCTATACGTTGGAGAATTACAAATACCTGATCTTCGGTCCCGAGGGCGGTGGTCAGGATTATAATGCGGTTGATCTGCGTGTGTTCTTCCGTACGCTGGTCGCGGCCGTCTGTGTGACACTGTTCAACCTGATCCTGTGCTATCCGATTGCCTATTATCTAGCCCAGACCAAGGGCAATCATATCCGCATCTTCGCGTTGATGCTGATCATTCCTTACTGGATCAACGAAATCCTGCGGGCCTTTGCACTGCGCATCATCTTCGGCGAAAGCGGGGTCCTGAACACCGCGCTGGTCGGGATGGGTGTGTTTGACACCCCGTTTGATTTCATCCGGAATGATATCGCGCTTTATGCAGGGCTTGGGTATGCCTACATCCTGCTGATGATTTTCCCGATCTACAATGTGATCGAAAGTCTTGACCGCAATCAGATTGAGGCGGCCCGTGACATGGGGGCCAGTTGGCCCAAGATCCATCAGCGCGTTGTGATCCCCTATGCCAAGCCTGGCATCAGCTCGGGTTGCACGATGGTCTTCATGTTGTCCGCGGGCGCGTTGGCCGCGCCGCAGATTCTTGGCGGGCCGTCATCCCTGTGGTTCACGCAGCTGATCTATCAGCAGTTCAATGACAACAGCGACTGGCCACAGGGTGCTGCCTATGCGGTTGTTCTTCTGGTGACCTGTATCCTGTTGGTTCTGGCCGTCATGCGCCTGTTCAAGGTGAACATGGGAGATATCGGCAAATGAAAAACCTCTCCTTTCTGCGCCTGAGCGTCTGGTTCTATCTGGCGATTTTCTTCGCTTATCTGCTGGGGCCGCTGGTGATCATGTCGGTCACGGCCTTCAACTCACCTGGGTTCCCGCAGGCGACGCCATGGGAATGCCTGACATTTGAGTGGTTTTCAGCGCTGTTTCAGGACGAACGTATTCTGAACGGGATCAAAAATTCGATCCTGGTCGGGGCGGGTACCGTCGTGTTGTCCGTTGCGATGGGCCTAGCAGGGGCGCTGATGCTGACCCAGATTTGGCCAAAGCTGCGGGCCACCTATTACACGGTGATCATCGCACCAATCCTGATACCCGGTGTGGTGATTGGTATCTCAACACTGGTGTTCTGGGATCGCATCAATCGCATGGTTGGGCTGGGGGCAGATAGTTTCCTGTCGAACGGTTTGTTCCTGACTATCATTGGTCAGTCCACCTTTATTGCCAGCTACTGCATGCTGGTGCTGGTGGCCCGTCTGCAGCGCTATGATATCGCGCTGACCGAGGCGGCGCTTGATTTGGGGGCAACCCATGCGCAGGCGTTCCGCAAGGTGCTGCTGCCGTTCATGAAACCTGCAATTGCATCGGCGGCAGTCCTGGCCTTTCTCGCCAGCTTTGAGAACTACAACACCACCACCTTCACCTTCGGAGAATATCCAACGCTCACCATCGAGCTGGCGCAGAAGGTGCGTTATGGCATTACGCCTGCAATCTCTGCTCTGGCGTTCATTATCGTTGTGTTGACGGTCTTTGCAGCGTTGTTCAATGAGGCGACGATCCGTCGGCGAGAACTTGTGGCGGCTGCGCGCAAGGATGCGACGGTAGAAGAGCTTGAGAGTGGGCGTCTGCGGCTTCCGGGGTTCCTGAGTTCCAACTGGGCGGCTCTCGGGTTGGTTGGGGTTGCCTGTTTCACCATCGTCATTGTTGGTACCGCGACCGTTTACAGCCCGGCCCAGTGCATTGCGGATGTCAAAGAGCAGAAGCGACTGGAAACGGAGTTGCGTATTCAGGAACTGCGCCAGCGCCGCGCCGATGAAGCTGCCCGCAGGGCTGCGGAAGAGGCCGAAAACGGTGCGTCTGATGCTGGTGGGGCAACAACATCTGAGCCCGCACCCAGCGGTGGGAACAACTCGGGCTTTGGCGGGGCCTTTGACCCTAACGCATTAGGGGGAGGTGATGCTTCAACAACCGAGGGCGAAGACGAAAGCAGCGTTCCTGCGCCCGCGACAGGTGGTAGCTCCGCCTTCGGAGGGGCCTTCGACCCGAACGCGCTCTCCGGTGGTAGCACGTCAGACGGCAACTGATACGCCGCCGATGCAAACAAAAAACCTGCCCGGGCGTTGTCCTTGGGC encodes the following:
- a CDS encoding ABC transporter permease: MKNLSFLRLSVWFYLAIFFAYLLGPLVIMSVTAFNSPGFPQATPWECLTFEWFSALFQDERILNGIKNSILVGAGTVVLSVAMGLAGALMLTQIWPKLRATYYTVIIAPILIPGVVIGISTLVFWDRINRMVGLGADSFLSNGLFLTIIGQSTFIASYCMLVLVARLQRYDIALTEAALDLGATHAQAFRKVLLPFMKPAIASAAVLAFLASFENYNTTTFTFGEYPTLTIELAQKVRYGITPAISALAFIIVVLTVFAALFNEATIRRRELVAAARKDATVEELESGRLRLPGFLSSNWAALGLVGVACFTIVIVGTATVYSPAQCIADVKEQKRLETELRIQELRQRRADEAARRAAEEAENGASDAGGATTSEPAPSGGNNSGFGGAFDPNALGGGDASTTEGEDESSVPAPATGGSSAFGGAFDPNALSGGSTSDGN
- a CDS encoding extracellular solute-binding protein; its protein translation is MTAKSKVTRRSILKGAGAAALAAPLYSKSALASSGEINILMWSDYLPPEFIAGFEGKTGIKVNYTGIGSNEEIINKMKATKGQGFDIVSPTNNRSLQWGPLELLKPFDLNKVNLDAVNPAMAKIGTDAWNFDDSGAHWLPHIWGTEGIAYRTDKWLPSGDAPSYGDVWSEENAGKTMGRAHSMMLGAGLYMEASGEMEPGSIWAAYDDEETMRKVWGQVTDWCVERKNRIKLIWNDADSQKNGLLNEGVVVGQTWDGPPLALKSAGEPVHYQAPVEGAMAWVDGMSMPVGAKNEEQVYAFIDYAYEQEPAGKAIDSHGYNSPVLKADDYSGDIYKKNFAEAYPGNSLANLNPWPAEAPWYADVRTEFVNKFKSA
- a CDS encoding DeoR/GlpR family DNA-binding transcription regulator, with product MSHRELELLEALRRLGGSARSGELAKVLGVSEETVRRTIKALAKQGLVQRVHGGAYLSGPDTADSFYRRISKYTEEKQSIAAGVLPQITDGMAIFLDVGSTTAFVAKGLRRRANLTVVTNSIGVAQTLANHNGNRVHFLGGEIQSNERGTFGHVAEQQVRAFALDLAVLSADAFSAKHGALYHSATEAQLAAVVAQAAERTLLLLAHPKFDDMAPHRGPQPEMLDLLMTDALPGRKYRRALETWGIGLELAPTQDADAASDVKAKKRAPSLE
- a CDS encoding ABC transporter permease, which translates into the protein MPRFLREFFNRNGYGLGSLMLGLVLFWTIGLIILPQLSMLDFSFRPNLPPPEIGGPKDVYTLENYKYLIFGPEGGGQDYNAVDLRVFFRTLVAAVCVTLFNLILCYPIAYYLAQTKGNHIRIFALMLIIPYWINEILRAFALRIIFGESGVLNTALVGMGVFDTPFDFIRNDIALYAGLGYAYILLMIFPIYNVIESLDRNQIEAARDMGASWPKIHQRVVIPYAKPGISSGCTMVFMLSAGALAAPQILGGPSSLWFTQLIYQQFNDNSDWPQGAAYAVVLLVTCILLVLAVMRLFKVNMGDIGK
- a CDS encoding sulfatase-like hydrolase/transferase, coding for MSQCSDQRRNVLFILIDQLRADCLFGALAEHVALPNLRALMADAVTFRKNYTVVNPCGPSRASILTGQYAMNHRSVRNGTPLRHDTPNLASEMRKAGYLPMLFGYTDTSHDPRVHHPSDPAMQTYEYPMSGFHEMLEMRMEMSHPWRAHLLNKGYAFDRYWDIYKPVSPTGDAPRLNDPAPYQAEDSDTAFLTDRFLATLPGYRDQNWFAHLTYIRPHPPLVAPAPYNRMYNPASLPLPHRLATVEDERAVHPFFDPATRAASPASFVEGFPDLEPSDEVIQTLRSIYLGLASEVDAHIGRVMEYLRDSGQLEDTLVVLSADHGEMLGDRHSWGKFSVYEAAYHTPLIIRQPGNAARAGAVVHDITESIDLAPTILDWVGQPIPNAMDGRSLLPLLAGDTPDNWRSYSYSELDFAEPERPSIWQQHLGTDASCSCLAILRDARFTLVEFAADLPPLLFDHDNLGEAVNVAEHPDYQRDLARLTRQMLRHRMRNMDHTLSLDTITPQGPRRQLRHRPTFVSGRQDD
- a CDS encoding DMT family transporter, yielding MTPFVIAIILSAAMLHAIWNAIVKTATDRTTTLGLVALGHVLPGAVMVAWLPLPAVSSLPYIGLSTVVHFGYFYMLGRAYQHGDLSVVYPIARGIVPALVSLWAMIFVGEILPLQAWFGIVLIAVGIQLSSWKALRSGVGRGALWYALGTGFCISVYSLVDGVGVRLSGNTVSYWAWGAFFHIFVAVFVILRKRETLPGLPLRVWALGIAGGLVSMCAYGLVLFAKNFAPLGAVSALRETSVIFAALIGFLILKEGNWKRRLGAAVLMAAGVALIGMAV
- a CDS encoding ABC transporter ATP-binding protein, translated to MSAGVGVDLENLWIRFGDFVAVRDANVKINGGDFFSFLGPSGCGKTTILRAVSGFLEPSEGNVLIGGNNMRGIGPNKRPTALIFQNLALFPLMKVWENITFSMEIRGASAKERRKRADELLDMIALPGQGDKLPSELSGGQRQRVAIARALCAEPDVLLLDEPLSALDLKLRQHMRTELREIQQRVGITFIYITHDQGEALTMSDNIAVMRAGVIDQIGNGKAVYNDPATAFAASFVGENNVFRGKVKRVMGNEALIATNRSGDLVARISSANQGKMKEGDDAMMFIRPEAFALAPQGATGDHVVSAKVNHEEFEGNAFNIFMEGDGGKELKVSIPNLGQSFEDHTGQTITLEYETQNAVIVPAGELAAE
- a CDS encoding Na/Pi cotransporter family protein, whose amino-acid sequence is MAILSFLTSLAGAVMLLLFAVRMVRTGIERSYGATFQRLLTEQRSLVQASFVGVGMAIVLQSSAAVALLTSGFAAGGMLSFASGLAIVLGGDLGSALIIQLLSFRLDWLVPVLLAVGGYLFVKVEAKKARQMGRILMGIAFILISLRFLREAMDPIRESAFLPAIAEYLARDYITAFLVGAALAFVMHSSVAAILMCVTLVQIDAIPFAAGLSLVLGANFGSAFIPVWLSRGMPASGRRIPLANLGLRGTWAVLCLFGVNVALRAGVLGAPEGGQTLVYAHLLFNTSLLILALPFCGMLHGVLTGLVPDPATPQDTAHGMPVSVLNTDDYRQPNQAISSLKRELLRMSDLVSAMFRPVPDLYQHGDRTQIRAVQALDREVNNCLSGIRSYVAGMPSEGFGKENAKVARDLVEYAIRLETAGDVVDERLATLATSMHKKGVRFSKEGWAEITRMHEVIVANMQLASNVLISDDLESARLLSLEKTEVKRMERDSRKRHLRRLQRGAAESFESSDIHLETLRALREFNSHIAAIAYPILYRNGQLLETRLIQDMPAEEMD